One genomic segment of Nonomuraea coxensis DSM 45129 includes these proteins:
- a CDS encoding F0F1 ATP synthase subunit epsilon, which translates to MAKLRVGVVSPEREIWSGEADMVIAKTVDGEIGIMPQHAPVLGVLVEGGVLRVKREGEGDLVAAVHGGFISVADNEVSVLAEVAELGSEVDVAAARDALDRAQASIEANQEDADAAIEAKRARARLRAAGEDV; encoded by the coding sequence GTGGCGAAGCTACGCGTAGGGGTTGTCTCACCCGAGCGTGAGATCTGGTCCGGCGAGGCCGACATGGTGATTGCCAAGACCGTGGACGGCGAGATCGGTATTATGCCGCAACATGCACCTGTGCTCGGCGTTCTCGTCGAGGGCGGCGTGCTGCGCGTGAAGCGTGAGGGCGAGGGCGACCTCGTGGCGGCCGTTCACGGCGGGTTCATCTCCGTGGCGGACAATGAGGTGTCCGTGCTCGCCGAGGTCGCCGAGCTCGGGTCGGAGGTCGACGTCGCGGCTGCCCGTGACGCGCTCGACCGCGCTCAGGCCTCCATCGAGGCCAACCAGGAAGACGCCGACGCGGCGATCGAGGCCAAGCGTGCCAGGGCCCGGCTCCGCGCGGCGGGGGAAGACGTATAA
- a CDS encoding ABC transporter ATP-binding protein — MLEISELRKRFAGGPDAPGGKVALDGVGFSVRPGEMYGFVGANGAGKTTTMRIVMGVLQADSGSVSWDGRLLDYDARRRFGYMPEERGLYQKMRVVEQIEYFGRLHGLSAPAARKATEELMERLGVAERRNDAVQALSLGNQQRVQLAVALVHDPEVLVLDEPFSGLDPIAVDALATTLQDRCRGGVPVIFSSHQLDLVERLCDSVGIVARGRMVASGTVAELRAAESDTLRVVVRDPAPGWADGLPGTVTVNGDRHVLRVSGGDDQEVLRRAMKAGRVEHFGVEQPTLTEIFKEAVA, encoded by the coding sequence ATGCTGGAGATCAGCGAGCTGCGCAAGCGCTTCGCGGGCGGCCCCGACGCACCCGGCGGAAAGGTCGCGCTGGACGGCGTGGGCTTCAGCGTGCGGCCTGGGGAGATGTACGGGTTCGTGGGCGCGAACGGCGCCGGCAAGACGACCACCATGCGCATCGTCATGGGCGTGCTCCAGGCCGACTCCGGCTCGGTGAGCTGGGACGGCCGGCTTCTCGACTACGACGCGCGGCGCCGCTTCGGCTACATGCCGGAGGAGCGCGGGCTGTACCAGAAGATGCGGGTCGTCGAGCAGATCGAGTACTTCGGCCGCCTGCACGGCCTCAGCGCGCCGGCCGCGCGCAAGGCCACCGAGGAGCTGATGGAACGGCTGGGCGTGGCCGAGCGCAGGAACGACGCGGTGCAGGCGCTGTCGCTGGGCAACCAGCAGCGGGTGCAGCTCGCGGTCGCGCTGGTGCACGACCCCGAGGTGCTGGTGCTGGACGAGCCGTTCTCCGGCCTGGACCCGATCGCCGTGGACGCGCTGGCCACCACGCTCCAGGACCGGTGCAGGGGCGGCGTGCCGGTGATCTTCTCCAGCCACCAGCTCGACCTGGTCGAGCGGCTGTGCGACTCGGTCGGCATCGTCGCGCGCGGGCGCATGGTGGCCTCCGGCACCGTGGCCGAGCTGCGCGCCGCCGAGAGCGACACGCTGCGCGTGGTCGTCCGCGACCCTGCCCCCGGCTGGGCGGACGGTCTGCCCGGCACGGTCACCGTGAACGGCGACCGGCACGTCCTGCGCGTGTCCGGCGGCGACGACCAGGAGGTCCTGCGCCGCGCCATGAAGGCGGGCCGCGTCGAGCACTTCGGGGTCGAGCAGCCGACCCTCACCGAGATCTTCAAGGAGGCCGTGGCGTGA
- a CDS encoding F0F1 ATP synthase subunit gamma, whose product MGAQLRLLRRRISSVKSTAKITRAQELIASSRIVRAQQRMQAALPYEREITRAVTGVVSNAASVDHPLTVAKDNPAKAGVLIVTSDSGFCGGFNANVLREAEALRGLLESRGLDVVPFVTGRKGVTWHSFRNRTMGGEWVGFSRKPAYADAKEIAGVLIDSFKDENGIDEIHIVSTEFISMLTQNVVVKRVLPLEVEETEATESAQIPPYFEFEPTAGDVLESLLPRYVESRIFTALLQSAASEEAARRRAMKSATDNANELMRVLTQQMNQARQAEITQEISEIVGGANALADAAAGKE is encoded by the coding sequence ATGGGTGCCCAGCTCAGGCTGCTGCGGCGGCGGATCAGCTCGGTCAAGTCGACCGCGAAGATCACGCGCGCGCAGGAGCTCATCGCCTCCTCACGGATCGTGCGGGCGCAGCAACGGATGCAGGCGGCGCTGCCGTACGAGCGGGAGATCACCCGCGCCGTGACCGGCGTCGTCAGCAACGCGGCGAGCGTCGACCATCCGCTGACCGTGGCGAAGGACAACCCCGCCAAGGCGGGCGTCCTCATCGTCACGAGCGACAGCGGGTTCTGCGGCGGCTTCAACGCCAACGTGCTGCGCGAGGCCGAGGCCCTGCGCGGGCTGCTGGAGAGCCGTGGCCTCGACGTCGTGCCGTTCGTCACCGGGCGCAAGGGTGTCACCTGGCACTCCTTCCGCAACCGGACGATGGGCGGCGAGTGGGTCGGCTTCTCCAGGAAGCCGGCCTACGCCGACGCCAAGGAGATCGCGGGTGTCCTCATCGACTCGTTCAAGGACGAGAACGGGATCGACGAGATCCACATCGTCTCGACCGAGTTCATCTCGATGCTGACCCAGAACGTCGTCGTCAAGCGCGTTCTGCCGCTGGAGGTCGAGGAGACCGAGGCCACGGAGTCCGCCCAGATTCCGCCGTACTTCGAGTTCGAGCCGACCGCCGGCGACGTGCTGGAGTCGCTGCTTCCGCGTTACGTGGAGTCCCGGATCTTCACCGCGCTGCTGCAGTCGGCCGCCTCCGAGGAGGCCGCCAGGCGGCGCGCCATGAAGTCGGCGACCGACAACGCCAACGAGCTGATGCGGGTGCTCACCCAGCAGATGAACCAGGCTCGCCAGGCCGAGATCACCCAGGAAATCAGCGAGATCGTCGGTGGGGCCAACGCGCTCGCTGACGCCGCAGCGGGGAAAGAGTGA
- a CDS encoding F0F1 ATP synthase subunit delta produces the protein MRGLSRASLAEVEERFNAVAGSADLGTLSDELFAVADLLDREHGLRRALSDQARPVEAKTRTVRALLEGKIGAAALATVESAVAARWSRAGDLADVLERLGVVAGAAEAESQARLDDVEDELFRFGRVVAGNPALRRALADPAAPAAGKRQLLSDLLGGKVAPTSLRLITQVVLHPRGRSLEAGLEEFGQLVAQQRQRLVAVVRSAVELTAEQKRRLTSWLRTSYGRDVHLNVEVDKRVLGGFSVRIGDEIIDTTIVGRIEEVRRRLAG, from the coding sequence ATGCGCGGTCTGAGCAGGGCGTCGCTGGCCGAGGTCGAGGAGCGGTTCAACGCGGTCGCCGGCAGTGCCGACCTCGGGACGCTCTCCGACGAGCTGTTCGCGGTCGCGGATCTGCTCGACCGCGAGCACGGCCTGCGCCGCGCCCTGTCCGACCAGGCCAGGCCTGTGGAGGCGAAGACGCGCACCGTGCGCGCGCTGCTGGAGGGCAAGATCGGCGCGGCCGCGCTGGCCACCGTCGAGAGCGCGGTCGCGGCTCGCTGGTCTCGCGCCGGCGACCTCGCCGACGTGCTCGAACGGCTCGGCGTGGTCGCCGGGGCCGCGGAGGCGGAGAGCCAGGCGCGGCTCGACGACGTGGAGGACGAGCTCTTCCGCTTCGGCCGCGTCGTGGCCGGCAACCCCGCCCTGCGCCGCGCGCTCGCCGACCCCGCCGCCCCCGCCGCGGGCAAGCGGCAGCTGCTGAGCGACCTGCTCGGCGGCAAGGTGGCGCCCACCAGCCTGCGCCTCATCACGCAGGTGGTTCTGCACCCGCGAGGACGTAGCCTGGAAGCAGGGCTCGAGGAGTTCGGCCAGCTCGTGGCGCAGCAGCGCCAGCGCCTCGTGGCGGTGGTGCGCAGCGCCGTCGAGCTGACCGCGGAGCAGAAGCGGCGCCTGACGTCGTGGCTGCGCACCTCGTACGGGCGTGACGTGCACCTGAATGTCGAGGTGGACAAGCGAGTGCTCGGTGGGTTCTCGGTCCGCATCGGCGACGAGATCATCGACACCACCATCGTGGGACGAATCGAAGAAGTCCGCCGCCGGTTGGCCGGCTAG
- a CDS encoding cob(I)yrinic acid a,c-diamide adenosyltransferase: MTRADKDKPVVLSRIYTRAGDDGTTRLSDMSTTAKTDPRLAAYADVEEANAHLGLALSFGTLPGELAELLSRLQNELFDVGADLATPVTDNPEYPPLRVEQSYVDRLEEQCDRLNEGLKPLRSFILPGGDPATAALHVARVTVRRAERTTWAALRTHEDMNPLTAKYLNRLSDLLFIACRVAHAGQEILWKPGGTR, translated from the coding sequence ATGACGCGCGCCGACAAGGACAAACCGGTCGTTCTCTCTCGCATCTACACCCGTGCCGGCGACGACGGCACCACCCGGCTGAGCGACATGAGCACCACCGCCAAGACCGATCCGCGGCTGGCCGCGTACGCCGACGTGGAGGAGGCCAACGCCCACCTCGGGCTGGCCCTGTCGTTCGGCACCCTGCCGGGCGAGCTGGCCGAGCTGCTGTCCCGCCTCCAGAACGAGCTCTTCGACGTCGGCGCCGATCTCGCCACCCCGGTCACGGACAACCCCGAATACCCGCCGCTGCGGGTCGAGCAGTCCTACGTCGACCGGCTGGAGGAGCAGTGCGACCGGCTCAACGAGGGCCTGAAGCCGCTGCGCAGCTTCATCCTGCCGGGCGGCGACCCCGCGACGGCGGCGCTGCACGTGGCCCGCGTGACCGTACGCCGGGCCGAGCGCACCACCTGGGCCGCCCTGCGGACCCACGAGGACATGAACCCGCTGACCGCGAAATACCTCAACCGGCTGTCGGACCTGCTGTTCATCGCCTGCCGCGTCGCCCACGCCGGCCAGGAGATCCTGTGGAAGCCGGGCGGGACGCGCTGA
- a CDS encoding AtpZ/AtpI family protein — MSAQERRPETDGRDFADAMWSVPSYLLAGMAFYGGLGWLLDRWLDMSAFFPIGVVFGVVLAGYLAYRKFGR; from the coding sequence ATGAGCGCACAGGAACGCCGACCGGAGACAGACGGTCGCGACTTCGCCGACGCCATGTGGTCAGTCCCCAGCTATCTGCTCGCAGGGATGGCCTTCTACGGCGGTCTCGGGTGGTTGCTGGACCGGTGGTTGGACATGTCCGCGTTCTTCCCCATAGGCGTGGTTTTTGGGGTTGTGCTCGCCGGCTACCTGGCCTACCGGAAGTTCGGTCGCTAG
- the atpA gene encoding F0F1 ATP synthase subunit alpha, with product MAELTIRPDEIRDALERFVQAYEPEGAAREEIGTVVDAGDGIAHVSGLPSAMANELLEFENGTRGLALNLDTREIGVVVLGDFSGIEEGQTVRRTGEVLSVPVGDDFLGRVVDPLGNPLDGKGAITAEGTRALELQAPSVVQRQPVKQPLQTGIKAIDAMTPIGRGQRQLIIGDRGTGKTAIAVDTILNQREAWASGDPEQQVRCVYVAVGQKGSTIAQVKARLEEAGAMEYTTIVAAPASDPAGYKYLAPYTGSAIGQHWMYQGKHVLIVFDDLTKQADAYRAVSLLLRRPPGREAFPGDVFYLHSRLLERCARLSNDMGGGSMTGLPIIETKGNDVSAFIPTNVISITDGQCFLETDLFNAGVRPAINVGISVSRVGGSAQVKAMRKVAGTLKLSLSQYRDLEAFAAFASDLDAASRAQLERGQRLVELLKQPQYSPFPVERQVVSVWAGTTGELDEVPVEDIRRFESEFLDYLQSSHKGVFDSIRETKDMGDDTVTTLKDAITEFKKGFTTSSGELLVKDEPVAPLEAGEVGQEKIKKVVRPATEK from the coding sequence ATGGCGGAGCTTACGATCCGGCCGGACGAGATCCGGGACGCGCTTGAGCGCTTCGTCCAGGCGTACGAACCGGAAGGCGCCGCGCGCGAGGAGATCGGGACCGTCGTCGACGCCGGCGACGGCATCGCCCATGTCTCCGGCCTGCCCTCGGCGATGGCGAACGAACTGCTGGAGTTCGAGAACGGCACGCGCGGCCTGGCGCTCAACCTCGACACCCGTGAGATCGGTGTCGTGGTCCTGGGCGACTTCAGCGGCATCGAGGAGGGCCAGACGGTCCGCAGGACGGGCGAGGTCCTGTCCGTGCCCGTCGGCGACGACTTCCTCGGCCGTGTGGTCGACCCCCTGGGCAACCCCCTCGACGGCAAGGGCGCCATCACCGCCGAGGGCACCCGTGCCCTTGAGCTGCAGGCCCCCTCGGTCGTCCAGCGGCAGCCGGTGAAGCAGCCGCTGCAGACCGGCATCAAGGCGATCGACGCCATGACGCCGATCGGCCGCGGCCAGCGCCAGCTGATCATCGGTGACCGCGGCACGGGCAAGACCGCGATCGCCGTCGACACCATCCTCAACCAGCGCGAGGCCTGGGCCTCCGGCGACCCGGAGCAGCAGGTCCGCTGCGTCTACGTCGCGGTCGGCCAGAAGGGCTCCACGATCGCGCAGGTCAAGGCCCGGCTCGAGGAGGCCGGCGCGATGGAGTACACCACCATCGTCGCCGCTCCCGCCTCCGACCCGGCCGGTTACAAGTATCTCGCCCCCTACACCGGTTCGGCCATCGGCCAGCACTGGATGTACCAGGGCAAGCACGTCCTCATCGTCTTCGACGACCTGACCAAGCAGGCCGACGCCTACCGCGCCGTGTCCCTGCTGCTGCGTCGCCCCCCGGGCCGCGAGGCCTTCCCCGGTGACGTCTTCTACCTCCACTCCCGGCTCCTGGAGCGCTGCGCCCGGCTGTCGAACGACATGGGCGGCGGCTCGATGACGGGCCTGCCGATCATCGAGACCAAGGGCAACGACGTGTCGGCGTTCATCCCGACCAACGTCATCTCCATCACCGACGGCCAGTGCTTCCTGGAGACCGACCTGTTCAACGCCGGCGTCCGCCCGGCCATCAACGTCGGCATCTCCGTCTCCCGAGTCGGCGGTTCCGCGCAGGTCAAGGCCATGCGCAAGGTCGCCGGCACGCTGAAGCTGTCGCTGTCCCAGTACCGCGACCTGGAGGCGTTCGCCGCGTTCGCCTCCGACCTCGACGCCGCCTCCCGCGCCCAGCTGGAGCGCGGTCAGCGGCTGGTCGAGCTGCTCAAGCAGCCGCAGTACTCCCCGTTCCCCGTTGAGCGCCAGGTCGTGTCGGTGTGGGCCGGCACCACCGGAGAGCTGGACGAGGTGCCGGTCGAGGACATCCGCAGGTTCGAGTCCGAGTTCCTCGACTACCTGCAGTCCTCGCACAAGGGCGTCTTCGACAGCATCCGCGAGACCAAGGACATGGGCGACGACACGGTCACCACCCTCAAGGACGCCATCACGGAGTTCAAGAAGGGCTTCACCACCTCCTCGGGCGAGCTGCTGGTGAAGGACGAGCCGGTCGCGCCGCTTGAGGCCGGCGAGGTCGGCCAGGAGAAGATCAAGAAGGTCGTCCGCCCGGCGACGGAGAAGTAG
- a CDS encoding glycosyltransferase family 4 protein: MREYLFMALIAAAVTYLLVPLVRRFAIRIGAMPEVRDRDVHTTPTPRLGGLAMYGGLVVGLLVASQLTHTGKALTETDVNAVTALIVAGGLITVTGFLDDWWGMDAFIKLGGQVAAAGVLVFFDLRLLYIPLPQNWGGSISLDPTLSTVITIMVVVVTINAVNFVDGLDGLAAGIVCIAGMATWAYSIFLAVNISGPRITTTAAIAAILIGTCLGFLPHNFHPAKIFMGDTGAMLIGLVLASSIVTTPVDPGIIEGMNKVPVLLPLLLPAAVLILPLVDLITAVVRRTSRGLSPFAPDRGHLHHRLMDIGHSHRRSVLIMYAWAFLFAFGIVGMSTIGVPVLLFPVVIVFALVVLVLMALPRWRGRGGTHASSRGKQPDDDGPPTGPMPPIAPEPEVRRRMPPPDGPGAQRSAAADGNPVIPAFPSRS; encoded by the coding sequence GTGCGCGAATACCTGTTCATGGCGCTCATCGCGGCGGCGGTGACCTATCTGCTGGTTCCGCTCGTGCGCCGCTTCGCCATCCGCATCGGCGCCATGCCGGAGGTTCGCGATCGCGACGTGCACACGACGCCGACGCCCCGCCTGGGCGGGTTGGCGATGTACGGCGGCCTGGTGGTGGGGCTGCTGGTCGCCAGCCAGCTCACGCACACGGGCAAGGCCCTGACCGAGACCGACGTCAACGCGGTCACGGCGCTCATCGTGGCCGGCGGGCTGATCACGGTGACCGGGTTCCTCGACGACTGGTGGGGCATGGACGCCTTCATCAAGCTCGGCGGCCAGGTCGCGGCGGCGGGTGTGCTGGTCTTCTTCGACCTGCGCCTGCTCTACATCCCGCTGCCGCAGAACTGGGGCGGCTCCATCAGCCTCGACCCCACGCTCAGCACCGTGATCACCATCATGGTCGTGGTGGTCACGATCAACGCGGTCAACTTCGTCGACGGGCTCGACGGCCTCGCGGCCGGGATCGTCTGCATCGCGGGCATGGCCACCTGGGCCTACTCGATCTTCCTGGCCGTCAACATCAGTGGCCCGCGCATCACGACGACGGCCGCCATCGCGGCCATCCTCATCGGCACCTGCCTCGGCTTCCTGCCGCACAACTTCCATCCGGCGAAGATCTTCATGGGCGACACGGGCGCGATGCTCATCGGGCTCGTGCTGGCCTCGTCGATCGTCACCACCCCGGTGGACCCGGGGATCATCGAGGGCATGAACAAGGTGCCGGTGCTGCTGCCGCTGCTGCTGCCGGCCGCGGTGCTGATCCTGCCGCTGGTCGACCTCATCACGGCGGTGGTGCGGCGCACCTCGCGGGGGCTGTCGCCGTTCGCGCCCGACCGGGGGCACCTGCACCACCGGCTGATGGACATCGGCCACTCCCACCGCAGGTCGGTGCTCATCATGTACGCCTGGGCGTTCCTGTTCGCCTTCGGCATCGTGGGCATGTCCACGATCGGCGTCCCGGTCCTGCTGTTCCCGGTGGTGATCGTGTTCGCCCTGGTGGTGCTCGTGCTGATGGCGCTGCCGCGCTGGCGGGGCCGGGGCGGCACGCACGCGTCCTCGCGCGGCAAGCAGCCCGACGACGACGGCCCGCCCACCGGCCCGATGCCGCCGATCGCGCCGGAGCCCGAGGTCAGGCGGCGGATGCCGCCGCCGGACGGGCCCGGGGCGCAGCGCTCGGCGGCGGCCGACGGCAATCCGGTCATTCCAGCATTTCCGAGCCGTTCTTGA
- a CDS encoding F0F1 ATP synthase subunit B, whose amino-acid sequence MIVKAATLLAEEGSNPLIPHTYELVVGIFAFLVVFLVVGRMLVPRIQKTLAERTDAIEGGIKRAEEAQAQAQELQRQYAANLEEARREAGRLREEAREQAAQIKAELREEAQAEARRLVEAAHAQIEADRQAAFAQLRTEIGRLSTELAGRIVGESLEDEARQSRIVDRFLDELESSNAQAVR is encoded by the coding sequence ATGATCGTTAAGGCAGCTACGCTCCTCGCGGAGGAGGGCTCCAACCCCCTCATTCCGCACACGTACGAGCTCGTCGTCGGTATCTTCGCGTTCCTCGTCGTCTTCCTCGTCGTCGGGCGCATGCTCGTGCCACGCATCCAGAAGACGCTGGCCGAGCGTACGGATGCGATCGAGGGCGGCATCAAGCGGGCCGAAGAGGCCCAGGCCCAGGCCCAGGAGCTGCAGCGGCAGTACGCGGCCAACCTCGAGGAGGCCCGGCGCGAGGCCGGCAGGCTCCGCGAGGAGGCCCGTGAGCAGGCCGCGCAGATCAAGGCCGAGCTCCGCGAGGAGGCGCAGGCCGAGGCCCGCCGCCTCGTCGAGGCCGCGCACGCGCAGATCGAGGCCGACCGTCAGGCCGCCTTCGCGCAGCTCCGCACCGAGATCGGCCGCCTGTCGACCGAGCTCGCGGGCCGCATCGTGGGCGAGTCGCTGGAGGACGAGGCCCGTCAGAGCCGCATCGTCGACCGGTTCCTCGACGAGCTGGAGAGCTCCAACGCGCAGGCGGTGCGCTGA
- the atpB gene encoding F0F1 ATP synthase subunit A: protein MDWFTKPVLLALLASVVVIALCWGAFANPKVVPRGLQNVVEYGYMFVRDQVARPFLGKDADRWMGLLVSIFFIVLVWNLMGVIPVLQFPVASHIAFPAVLAGLIYILKIYLGMKHQGPVGYFKNMMFPPGLPKFIYVLLAPIEFLSNLIIAPFTHAVRLFANMFAGHMLLAFFSMVGFWFLFEKLTPLGAPVGVLGVLMTIVLTGFEMFIQFLQAFLFAMLAAMYIGNSLHAEH from the coding sequence GTGGACTGGTTCACCAAGCCGGTCCTGCTCGCCCTGCTCGCCTCGGTCGTGGTGATCGCCCTGTGCTGGGGCGCCTTCGCCAACCCCAAGGTGGTGCCGAGGGGTCTGCAGAACGTCGTCGAGTACGGCTACATGTTCGTCCGCGACCAGGTCGCCCGGCCCTTCCTGGGCAAGGACGCCGACCGGTGGATGGGCCTGCTGGTCTCGATCTTCTTCATAGTCCTGGTGTGGAACCTCATGGGCGTCATCCCCGTGCTGCAGTTCCCGGTCGCCTCGCACATCGCCTTCCCCGCCGTGCTCGCCGGCCTGATCTACATCCTCAAGATCTACCTCGGCATGAAGCACCAGGGCCCGGTCGGCTACTTCAAGAACATGATGTTCCCGCCCGGCCTGCCCAAGTTCATCTACGTGCTGCTCGCGCCGATCGAGTTCCTGTCGAACCTGATCATCGCCCCCTTCACGCACGCGGTCCGACTCTTCGCGAACATGTTCGCGGGTCACATGCTCCTGGCCTTCTTCAGCATGGTCGGCTTCTGGTTCCTCTTCGAGAAGCTGACCCCGCTGGGCGCCCCCGTCGGTGTCCTCGGTGTGTTGATGACCATCGTCCTGACCGGCTTCGAGATGTTCATCCAGTTCCTGCAGGCCTTCCTGTTCGCGATGCTGGCGGCGATGTACATCGGCAACTCGCTGCACGCTGAGCACTGA
- the atpE gene encoding ATP synthase F0 subunit C, with amino-acid sequence MSVLAEVSGNVTAIGYGLAAIGPGIGVGIIFGQGVQAIARQPEAYGLIRQNMLLGFVLTEALALIGLVAPFIFSGI; translated from the coding sequence ATGAGCGTTCTCGCTGAGGTCTCCGGCAACGTCACCGCCATCGGTTACGGTCTCGCCGCCATCGGCCCCGGCATCGGCGTCGGCATCATCTTCGGTCAGGGCGTGCAGGCCATCGCGCGCCAGCCCGAGGCTTACGGCCTGATCCGCCAGAACATGCTCCTCGGCTTCGTCCTCACCGAGGCCCTCGCCCTGATCGGCCTGGTGGCGCCGTTCATCTTCTCGGGCATCTGA
- a CDS encoding DUF2550 domain-containing protein, with protein sequence MVATVVVLAVLLAALVVPRVVMLTRSRGNVPCRLRVGDRGWRSGVARYADGELHWIPLLGVRLRPRHAIARRGLVVSARRELGDGLYAVDCSGTTRDVSLAMSADALTGFLAWLESAPPSAYLDVA encoded by the coding sequence ATGGTGGCGACGGTTGTGGTTCTCGCAGTGCTGCTTGCCGCCCTCGTGGTGCCGCGCGTGGTCATGCTGACGCGCTCGCGCGGCAACGTACCGTGTCGGTTGCGGGTCGGTGACCGCGGATGGCGCAGCGGGGTGGCCCGTTATGCCGACGGGGAACTCCACTGGATTCCGCTTCTGGGCGTCCGACTGAGGCCGCGCCACGCGATCGCGAGGCGCGGCCTCGTCGTTTCCGCCCGTCGCGAGCTCGGCGACGGGCTCTACGCGGTCGACTGCAGCGGCACTACGCGGGACGTGTCGCTGGCGATGAGCGCCGATGCGCTGACGGGTTTCCTGGCGTGGCTGGAGTCCGCGCCGCCCAGTGCCTACCTCGACGTGGCCTGA
- the atpD gene encoding F0F1 ATP synthase subunit beta, which yields MTAEAVETVEAAAAGTGRVARVTGAVVDVEFPVDAMPEIYNALKVEVTLGGETKTLTLEVAQHLGDNLVRAISMQPTDGLVRGQAVQDTGGPISVPVGDVVKGHVWNALGETLDVPTSSLKITERWGIHRPAPAFDQLESRTELLVTGIKVIDLLTPYVQGGKIGLFGGAGVGKTVLIQEMIRRVARNFGGTSCFAGVGERTREGNDLWLEMEEADVLKDTALVFGQMDEPPGTRLRVALSALTMAEYFRDVQKQDVLLFIDNIFRFTQAGSEVSTLLGRMPSAVGYQPTLADEMGVLQERITSTRGHSITSMQAIYVPADDITDPAPHNAFAHLDAQTVLSRPISEKGIYPAVDPLDSSSRILDPQIVGEEHYRVAQETKRILQKYRELQDIIAILGIDELSEEDKVTVQRARRIERFLSHPMYAAEAFTGQPGETVPLDETIASFKGLCAGEYDHLPEQAFFMVGGIEQAVAKAKELQRR from the coding sequence ATGACTGCAGAGGCTGTTGAAACTGTAGAAGCCGCCGCGGCCGGCACCGGCCGCGTGGCTCGCGTCACCGGCGCCGTCGTCGACGTGGAGTTCCCCGTCGACGCGATGCCCGAGATCTATAACGCGCTCAAGGTCGAGGTCACCCTCGGCGGCGAGACCAAGACGCTGACCCTGGAGGTCGCCCAGCACCTCGGCGACAACCTGGTCCGCGCCATCTCCATGCAGCCCACCGACGGCCTGGTCCGCGGCCAGGCCGTCCAGGACACCGGCGGCCCGATCTCGGTGCCGGTCGGCGACGTCGTCAAGGGCCACGTGTGGAACGCGCTGGGCGAGACGCTCGACGTCCCGACCTCGTCCCTGAAGATCACCGAGCGGTGGGGCATCCACCGTCCGGCCCCGGCCTTCGACCAGCTCGAGTCGCGCACCGAGCTGCTCGTCACCGGCATCAAGGTCATCGACCTGCTCACCCCGTACGTGCAGGGTGGCAAGATCGGCCTGTTCGGCGGCGCCGGCGTGGGCAAGACGGTCCTCATCCAGGAGATGATCCGCCGTGTCGCCCGCAACTTCGGTGGCACCTCGTGCTTCGCCGGCGTGGGCGAGCGCACCCGTGAGGGCAACGACCTCTGGCTGGAGATGGAGGAGGCGGACGTCCTCAAGGACACCGCGCTCGTTTTCGGCCAGATGGACGAGCCGCCGGGCACCCGTCTGCGGGTCGCGCTGTCGGCGCTGACCATGGCGGAGTACTTCCGCGACGTGCAGAAGCAGGACGTGCTGCTCTTCATCGACAACATCTTCCGCTTCACGCAGGCCGGTTCCGAGGTCTCCACCCTGCTCGGCCGCATGCCGTCGGCCGTGGGTTACCAGCCCACGCTGGCCGACGAGATGGGCGTGCTCCAGGAGCGCATCACCTCGACCCGCGGTCACTCGATCACCTCCATGCAGGCGATCTACGTCCCCGCGGACGACATCACCGACCCGGCCCCGCACAACGCGTTCGCGCACCTCGACGCGCAGACCGTTCTGTCGCGGCCGATCTCGGAGAAGGGCATCTACCCCGCGGTGGACCCGCTCGACTCCTCCTCCCGGATCCTCGACCCGCAGATCGTGGGCGAGGAGCACTACCGGGTGGCCCAGGAGACCAAGCGGATCCTGCAGAAGTACCGCGAGCTCCAGGACATCATCGCGATCCTCGGCATCGACGAGCTGTCCGAGGAGGACAAGGTCACCGTCCAGCGGGCCCGCCGCATCGAGCGCTTCCTGTCGCACCCGATGTACGCGGCCGAGGCCTTCACCGGCCAGCCGGGCGAGACCGTGCCGCTGGACGAGACCATCGCCTCCTTCAAGGGCCTCTGCGCGGGTGAGTACGACCACCTGCCCGAGCAGGCGTTCTTCATGGTCGGCGGCATCGAGCAGGCCGTGGCCAAGGCCAAGGAACTCCAGCGTCGCTAA